From the genome of Xiphophorus couchianus chromosome 6, X_couchianus-1.0, whole genome shotgun sequence, one region includes:
- the LOC114147219 gene encoding neurturin-like translates to MKLWKGATFAFVLCAAALSTFLIRNMASIREFRVQAKHPRASSSSEPSPKSSSISSTEPRVLPWQTEDLRRKTRSTGNNMNSLLSEFSVMLQSFTEGELQHVLETLLDRKRRRDQSLGMTQTRRTKRAHKSRPCSLRKLELTVTELGLGFESDETIQLQYCSGQCDKKKLNYDLVMKHMVEKGILGRGRKNRVSKEPCCRPTKFEKSLGYYGNKTHNIISNVSAKSCGCV, encoded by the exons ATGAAGTTATGGAAAGGTGCTACTTTTGCTTTCGTGCTCTGTGCTGCAGCCCTGTCCACCTTCCTCATTAGAAACATGGCCTCCATCAGAGAGTTCAGAGTCCAAGCGAAACATCCGCGGGCATCTTCTTCGTCAGAACCTTCCCCCAAATCATCTTCAATATCTTCAACTGAACCACGAGTGCTGCCCTGGCAGACCGAAGATCTTCGTCGGAAGACGCGCTCAACAGGCAACAACATGAACTCCCTGCTCTCAGAGT TTTCTGTGATGCTGCAGAGCTTTACAGAGGGAGAGCTTCAGCACGTGCTGGAAACCTTGCTggacagaaagagaaggagagacCAGTCCCTTGGCATGACCCAGACTCGAAGGACTAAGAGAGCTCACAAATCCAGACCTTGCTCCCTTAGGAAGCTGGAACTAACTGTGACTGAACTCGGTCTTGGCTTCGAGAGCGACGAGACGATACAGCTGCAGTACTGCAGTGGTCAATGCgataaaaaaaagctgaactaTGACCTCGTCATGAAGCATATGGTCGAAAAAGGCATTCTTGGGAGGGGTCGAAAGAACAGAGTTAGCAAAGAACCCTGCTGCCGACCCACTAAATTTGAAAAGAGCCTTGGCTACTATGGAAATAAGACCCATAACATAATATCTAATGTATCAGCGAAGAGCTGTGGGTGTGTATGA
- the LOC114146068 gene encoding la-related protein 6-like: MPETGPLGGTMSDLNGNGAESNQDAEDHEAQLLCLKIKDHLEEMFSDSHLAEDGFLLKHMQKNKQGYVSLKLLTCLKKIKALTTNWYMTLAAAECSDLLELNEECTKVRRKEALPQWLMCSPTSRLLLIWNASEEQSGEDGADPGQPSLLLSILQRFDSPGDVASVWILHPGEELPKELQCYAKRHKELGQILCAVMKFNSLESVRRAYSSLREEEKINGRGLCVVPLGWQSVQSINKFDPIENKGDATCSMGDPQNVSQVSLQQDPPSPIRFSEETGEAYPPPAGQEDSSCSQKALRGLTKRYSWTDWCSGDRNTPFSQCPWVLKRKSAASAAKLETAEHLNTTGLILKVLRQPFGPDDTKGFNARRQKYDFLE, encoded by the exons ATGCCAGAAACGGGACCATTAGGAGGCACAATGAGTGATCTGAATGg AAATGGTGCAGAATCCAACCAGGATGCAGAAGACCATGAAGCACAGTTACTCTGTCTGAAGATTAAAGACCACTTGGAGGAAATGTTCTCTGACAGTCACCTGGCGGAGGATGGCTTCCTGCTAAAACACATGCAGAAGAACAAGCAGGGCTATGTCAGTCTCAAGCTTCTCACTTGTTTGAAAAAG ATAAAGGCTCTGACCACGAACTGGTACATGACTCTAGCGGCCGCAGAGTGCTCAGACCTCCTGGAGTTGAACGAGGAATGCACCAAAGTGCGACGCAAAGAGGCTCTCCCTCAGTGGCTGATGTGCTCCCCCACCAGCCGGCTCCTCCTCATCTGGAACGCTTCAGAGGAGCAGAGCGGAGAGGACGGAGCTGACCCAGGGCAGCCTTCGCTCTTACTGAGCATCCTCCAGAGGTTTGACTCGCCAGGTGACGTCGCGTCAGTCTGGATCCTGCATCCCGGAGAGGAGCTTCCCAAAGAGCTGCAATGCTACGCCAAACGTCACAAAGAGCTCGGCCAGATTTTGTGTGCCGTGATGAAGTTTAATAGCTTGGAATCGGTCCGTAGGGCCTACAGCTCTctcagagaagaagagaagattAATGGGAGGGGCCTGTGTGTGGTGCCGCTGGGATGGCAGTCAGTGCAGAGCATCAATAAGTTTGATCCAATCGAGAACAAAGGAGACGCCACATGTTCTATGGGAGATCCTCAGAACGTCTCTCAGGTTTCGCTCCAGCAGGACCCTCCCTCACCTATCAGGTTTTCTGAAGAAACTGGAGAAGCATATCCTCCTCCAGCAGGCCAGGAGGACTCCAGCTGCAGTCAAAAGGCATTGCGAGGATTAACTAAGAGATACAGCTGGACAGACTGGTGCTCCGGAGACCGCAACACACCGTTTTCTCAGTGCCCGTGGGTACTAAAGCGCAAATCCGCAGCCAGTGCAGCAAAGCTGGAGACGGCTGAGCACCTGAACACAACCGGCTTAATACTAAAAGTCCTGCGTCAGCCCTTTGGCCCCGACGATACCAAAGGTTTTAATGCCAGAAGGCAGAAATATGACTTTCTTGAATGA